TCGTTCGGCAAGCTAGCCCTCGTTGAGCTGTAGCTAATATgaggtttgttgttgttgcacatCAGTCTTACTCTTCATCGGTCCTGATGTACAGGTCGTGTGAAAACCTGGACAAAATGGCGCAGTTTGGGTTCGAGAATGACATCCACAGTATCTTGAAGCTGGACATGCCCATCACAAACGCTCCCATGGCGAGGTGGCAGAGAAAGGCCAGCTCATCTAACACATCCGCCTTGAACGGCCTGTCGCCCGGTAAATCTGCCAATTCGTCGCTGAGTTCATCAAAAACACCAAGCAAAACACCAGGTAATGTGCGACGATCcaacttgaaatttaaaaaagctcTGTAGCTGTTAACCCGCAAAGGCCTGAATTTTGTTTTCCATGCAGCGTTCCAGCAGGTGTTTGATTTAAGTGAATTTTAAATTTCAgtctggctcatttataatCCCAATTCGACATTGGAGTGGGTTAATTGCCTTGGATGTTTAGGTTCTGTGGGGTTTTTTGGTTTCAGGAAggtaaaaatgtcctttttagATGGTTTACATATTAAGTTTAGTCAACATCTAATTCAGTGTTATCATCGGTGGTTTTCAGTGTAATCTTATTTCAAGTACTCACCAAGCAGATCCAGGGCCAAAAAAAGTTCAGCCAATAAATACACAGGTCATTAAATCACCATTGAGGCAAACGTTGCTTTAATTAATAGAATAGCTATTTTTATCTGCTGCTGGCTGTCTAGGTCTTTGAGGGTTTATCAACTTGTATTTCTGCAAAagttaaacactttttttctttttgtatcataggcaaaaataaaaaacaaacgcCCTCTAAGATGGGAGGCGACCGCTTCATTCCCACACGAAACAGCAAACAAATGGATGTCGCAAGTTTCCTGCTCTCAAAGGAGAACGAGCCCGTGGACGCAAACAATCCAGGAGTATCATCAGTAAGTTATTCTGATGTATCCACTTTCTTTTGAAATGCATTTTGTGAATTGAGAATTAACgctaaaacttttttttttaaaggaaaaccaGAAGGCCATGTCTATGTCACTAAATGGATACAACATCGAAGACGCAAAGATCCTGCACCTTGGAGGGAAGCCACTGAATGCTCCAGAGGGTAAGGCTATACTAGTGCTTGGCAGGAATATTGCACAACTACAGAGATCAAGGAGTTTTAATTTATTGTCTGCTTTTTTGGTCTAATTTACAGGCTATCAAAACAACTTGAAAGTCCTCTACAGTCAGGCTATTACGCCTGCCTCTATGAAGAAAACCAGATACATATCTACAACTCCTGACAGGATCTTGGATGCTCCTGAGCTTCGAAATGATTTTTGTAAGTTTGCTTTTCCTGATGACATCCATTCATGAACAGCTATGTATGCATAACTTGTCACATCTTGGGTTAAGAGCAATCCTAGGAGTCTGCATATCAGTATGTTAGTATTTGTgtttaaatacaatttttatGTGCGTTTTTGTTCTTTATGCCACCAAACAAacacttgtttttcttccagATTTGAATTTGCTTGACTGGAGCAGTCGAAATATCATGGCTGTGGCACTTCATAACAGTGTTTACTTGTGGGATGCCACTCAAGGAGACATCATTCTTCTCATGAAGCTGGAGCGGGAGGAAGACTACATCTGCTCACTGTCCTGGACCAAAGAAGGAAGCTATCTTGCTATCGGCACAAGTGACTGCAAAGTTCAGGTCAGTGTACTAATGAACACACCAGCTCCGTTTCCTAGGGACACATGGCACTCAAAGAACTGTCTCgtaattgtttttaatcatacatgtttgtctcctcttttttttagTTGTGGGATGTTGAAAACCAGAAGCGCTTGCGCAGCATGGCCAGCCACACGGCTCGAGTTGGAAGCCTGAGCTGGAATGACCATGTTCTCTCCAGGTACAGTTGTGTCTTAATCTATTTATAAAAGATTAAAACTTCCGTTTCCATTATGTGTTTGACCCTAATCTaatgtttctctcctccttaGTGGCTCAAGATCAGGACACATCCACCATCATGACGTGCGGGTGGCAGAACATCACATCTGCACGCTCACTGGTCACTCACAGGAGGTTTGTGGGCTGCAGTGGTCCCCTGATGGCCGATACCTGGCCAGTGGAGGCAACGACAACTTGGTGTGTGTATGGACCCGTGCGCAGTCGCAGCCGGTCCGCTGCTGGAGTGAACATCAAGGAGCTGTGAAGGTGGGTGGTAGTAGTGATTATGATACTTGTATTTAATCTTCTGCTGTAGATCGTGCTGAGCTTGAAATTCACTTTTGGATATGTTGTCACTATTACAGGCTTTGGCCTGGTGTTCGTGGCAGCCAAGTATACTTGCAACTGGAGGTGGGACCAGCGACCGTCACATCCGCATCTGGAATGTAAACAGCGGCTCCTGCATCAGTTCTCTTGACACTCAGTCTCAGGTAACTACACACTTCTAGATCCTTTTAGATTCAATGGTTGttctcatttaaaatgtacttaaagatatataattaacatttctgcatttaaaatgtctaaaaacaaccagaccttttttctaaatgttgagGCGTGTTCTTGCATTATCCCACATTTTTCCAACAATTTTCAAAGATTGAAACCCCATTTTATTAAAGCTAATGGTGCATTTTGTTTGGTTGCAATAACTTTTGAGTGAGGAAGTCGGCAAgagtaaaaatgtgaataaaacttgCGTACATACCTAGTCTGGGAACATTTCTGCCCGAGTCTAAAGATTTTCATCATGAATGATGGTAattttaacaatgaagacaacaactcccgtGATGCCACACCATTTGTCTATTTTGACTGAGGGGTCCCATAGTAGCAGAGATTATATACTGTTTAATTTGGAAATTATTTTAACTTGGTGACAATGAAAGTCTTTCTTCAAATCGCACATCTTTTACTTTTCAGATCTCGTCACTGGCTTTTGCACCAAACTACAAGGAGCTGGTCTCTGCCCACGGTTACGCCCACAACAGCGTCGTTATCTGGAAGTATCCCTCTCTCACCAAGGTGGCAGAGCTCAACGGTAAGTTTGTTTTGAATTCTATTTTTGACTCTTGACTTTAAACGAAACATTCAGTGAACTGTGAAGCGCTAGACTTAATTTCTGCAGGTCTTAACACATTGTAATGGTTTTTATTTCAGGCCACGAGGACAGAGTTCTGAGTTTGACGATGAGCCCGGACTGCTCTTCCATTGCGACTGTGGCTGGAGACGAAACTATCCGTCTGTGGAAGTGCTTCGAAGTGGATCCCGTAAAGAAGGCGGCCAAAGAGAGGATGGTGAAATCAACTAGTGGTGTCATTCATCAGTCAATCAGATAATGAGGTTTTTGAGAATTGTTTTTGATCTATGAAATCAATTATGcgcaaatgttttatttatccaCAATAAAGAGTTCCACCCATTGTTTTCGCCTTAAGT
The sequence above is drawn from the Sparus aurata chromosome 21, fSpaAur1.1, whole genome shotgun sequence genome and encodes:
- the cdc20 gene encoding cell division cycle protein 20 homolog encodes the protein MAQFGFENDIHSILKLDMPITNAPMARWQRKASSSNTSALNGLSPGKSANSSLSSSKTPSKTPGKNKKQTPSKMGGDRFIPTRNSKQMDVASFLLSKENEPVDANNPGVSSENQKAMSMSLNGYNIEDAKILHLGGKPLNAPEGYQNNLKVLYSQAITPASMKKTRYISTTPDRILDAPELRNDFYLNLLDWSSRNIMAVALHNSVYLWDATQGDIILLMKLEREEDYICSLSWTKEGSYLAIGTSDCKVQLWDVENQKRLRSMASHTARVGSLSWNDHVLSSGSRSGHIHHHDVRVAEHHICTLTGHSQEVCGLQWSPDGRYLASGGNDNLVCVWTRAQSQPVRCWSEHQGAVKALAWCSWQPSILATGGGTSDRHIRIWNVNSGSCISSLDTQSQISSLAFAPNYKELVSAHGYAHNSVVIWKYPSLTKVAELNGHEDRVLSLTMSPDCSSIATVAGDETIRLWKCFEVDPVKKAAKERMVKSTSGVIHQSIR